CTTCACGGCGCTCGGCGCCGAGGAGCGGGAGCACCTGGTGCGTTTTGTCGTGCGGGGCGAAGCGCGATGACGCGGCGCGTACTCATCACCGGCGGCGCGGGCTTCATTGGCCATCATCTCGCGCGGCGCATGCTCAGCGAGGGCTGGGCGGTGACGGTGATCGACAACGAGAGCACCGGTCGGCGCGAGGACGTCCCCGCCGAGTGCCGCTACTTCAAGGGCGACGTGCGAAACACCGACGACCTGCGCGAGGCGTTCGCGGACGCGCCGGACGCCGTTTTCCACATCGCCGGACAGGCGAGCAACATCAAGAGCTTCGATCGCCCGCAGCTCGACATGGACGTCAACGTGATCGGAACGATCAACGTCGTTGAGATGTGCCTGCTGCGTCGCGTGCCCAAGCTCGTGTACGCGGGTTCGATGACCGCGTACGGGCCGATGGCGACGCTGCCCGTGGCGGAAGACGCGGTGCTTGCGCCGATTTCCTACTACGGCATCGGCAAGATGGCGGCGGAGCGATTCGTGCTCGCCACCGCCTTGCGTCGCGATCTCGCCGCGCCCTTCGACGCGACCGTGTTTCGCATGTTCAACGTGTACGGTCCGGGCCAAAGCCTGACCAATCCTTACCAAGGTGTGCTGGCGATTTTCATCGGCCATGTGCTGCGTGGCGAGCCGTGCGTGATCCATGCCGACGGCGCGCAGTCGCGCGACTTCGTCTATATCGACGACGTGACCCGCGCGTGGGCCGCGGCGGCGACGCCGGGTGTGGCTTCGGGCGAGGCGGTCAACCTGGGCTCGGGGCAGGGCATCGCCGTGCGCGATCTGGTCACGCATGTCTGCCGCGTTCTCGGTCATGACGCGGATGCGTATCCGCGAACATTCGAACCGCGTCGACCGGGGGATCAGGATCATACGCGGGCCGACATCCGCAAAGCCGCCGCCGTGCTCGGATGGAAGCCGCAGGTGGGCTTTGAAGAAGGCCTGCGGCGAACGATCGACTGGGCTCGAAACGCCTCGGAACCCGTCGCCTGAACGGCGCGCCGAATCTGGCCAACCTTGTCGCGCGCTGATATAAAATCCCGTTCCACCCCTGCGGGAGTTGTGAGCCGCGCGCGGTCGGTGCGAGTCGGCCGGATCGGCGCGGATCGATCGATATGAATATCCTGGGAATCTCGGACAACCACGGATCGGGGGCGGCCCTGGTTCGAAACGGGCGTCTCGTCGCGGCCGTCAACGAGGAGCGCATCGATCGCGAGAAAAACTCGCTGGCGTTCCCGTGGGGCGCCATCGACGAGGTCCTGCGCATGGAAGGGCTCGCGCCGCGAGACATCGACCTCGTCGTCGTCGGCAGCGTGTTCACGCCGATCTTTTTTCTGCGGCTGCTTCGGCCTTTTCATCAGTTCATCAAGCGGCGCGCCAGCCAGTTCGGCCTGCTCTTCGATCTGTACATCTACTACCAGATTCTGGTCCGCAACTCGCGGCTCGCCACGCGGATCGAAACGCTCCTGTCCCGCGCGCTCTTCGGTCGGCAGTTCACCAAGCGCGGTTTCGCGTGCGAGATCCACCTGCTCGACCACCACACCGCGCATGCGTACTCGGCCTTTCTCACGTCGCCGTTCGAACACGCGACGGTCATCACGGCCGACGCGATGGGCGACGGAGTTTCGGTCACCGTCGGAATTGCGCGCGAGGGGCGCATCGAGCGGATCTGGGCACAGGACGGACGCAGCGCGTTCAACCCGTACTACTCGCGCGTGACCGAGCTGCTCGGCTTTGTTCCGAATCGCCACGAGGGCAAAGTGACGGGCCTTGCAGCCTACGGCGACGCCGAGGTGCTTAGGTCCGACTTCGAGCGCGCCGCGCACTTTCGTGGGCCGGGCTTCAATTCCTTCCGTTTCTGGCATCCCGGTTTGAAACACTACGGATTCTTTGGGAGAATCGGGCATTATTCACGGGAATTGATCGCCGCCGGCTGCCAGAGGAACCTCGAGGTTCAGATGGGCGCGTTTGTGGACCACTGGGTCCGCAAGACGGGTGTGCCCGATGTCGTGCTCGCGGGCGGGATCTTCGAGAACGTCAAGCTCAATCAGCGCATCCACGAACTCGACACGGTGCGCGCCGTGTACATCTTCCCCAATATGTCGGACGGCGGGCTCGGCGCGGGCGCGGCGCTGGCGTTCGGCGCGAATCGCCCGCGCCCCGTGGATACGATGTACCTCGGCCCCGCCTACGATCGCGACCGTATCGAACGCGCGGCGGCGGCGTCGGGACTTGTCGTTGAACGGCCCGAAGACCGGCCGGATCACGTCGCCGATCTGCTCGCGGCCGGTCATGTGATCGCGCGATTCGACGGGGCGATGGAGTATGGTCCGCGCGCTCTGGGCAACCGGAGCATTCTCTACCGCCCCGACGACCCGAAGGTGAACGACTGGCTGAACGAGCGGCTGCGCCGGACGGAGTTTATGCCGTTCGCGCCGGTGGTGCGGCGGGAACGCGCGGCGGATTGCTTCGTCGGCGTCGACGGTGCCGAGTTCACGGCGCGCTTCATGAACATCTGTTTTGACTGCACGGACCTGATGAAACGCCTGTGCCCGGGTGTCGTGCACGTGGACGGCACGGCGCGCCCGCAGATTCTGACGCGCGAGGAAAACCCCGCTTACTACGACCTGCTGCAGCGGTTCGAGGAGAAGACGGGGTTGCCCGCGCTCATCAACACGAGCTTCAACATGCACGAGGAACCGATCGTCATGACGCCGGAAGACGCCGTGCGCGCATTCGTCGCCGCGCGGTTGCCTTATCTGGTGCTCGGCCACCTCGTGGTGAAAGGGATCGCGTGACGGATTCGCCGCGCGAAGGCGCGCCCGACACGCGGCGCGACCGGGCGCCGGACATCTTGCTCTTCTCGCCGCCGCCGTGGCTGGTCTCAGGGCCGCCGCTGGGTCTGGCGGCGTTGTCGGCGTTTCTGCGCGCCGAGGGGTGGGGCGTTCGCGTTCTGGACGGAAATGCCAAGACCTATCGGCGCAGTTCCTCCGCTTATCACAAGCTGTGGCTGTGGGATTACAGCGCGTTTTGGGAGGACGCCGAGCGCGTCGAGCGAGCGTTCGGCGATGTGCTGCGCGCACTTGCGGAGGATGCGGCGGCGATCGGTGCGCCGGTCGTGGGTGTCAACGTGGTGCACCGCAAGGAGGCCGCCGCGGCGATCTTTCTGCGCCGGTTGCGCGAGTTGCAGCCCGACGTTCTTGTGTTCGTCGGCGGCCCCGGCGCGGGCTGGCGGGAATCGCGCGACCATATGCGTCACGTCGCCGCGAACCTGATTGACGGCTTCGTGGTGGGCGAGGGCGAGATCACGTGTCACGAACTGCTGTCGCGCATCGGCCGGGGAGAATCGCCCGACAACCTGCCGGGATTCGTGACCGGCGACGAATCGGGCGAGAGCCGATTTCGCCCCGGACCGTTTCTGACCGATATGGGTCGGCTTCCCGTGCCCGACTTCGGCGACTTTGACATGACCGAGTACGATATCGATTCGCTCGTCGTCGAGTGGAATCGGGGGTGCGTCGCGCGGTGCACCTATTGCAGCATCAATGAATACTGGAACGCGTTCCGCTTCAAGTCGGCGGAGGCGGTCGCCACGGAGTTGGAGACGCTCGCCACGCGGCACGGCATTCGGCGTTTCACCGTGGTCGATCCCATGGTGAACGGGAATCCCGACCATTTGGAACGCGTTTGCGACGCCATCATCGCGCGCGGCATATCCGTCGAGTGGTCCGCGGGGTTTTCGCCCAACAAGACCGTGTCGGCCGAGGTGTTCCGCAAATTGCGCGCCGCCGGGTGCTGGAAGCTCGAATTCGGCGTCGATTCCGGTTCGGACCGCATCCTGAAGAAGATGGGAAAACGATATCGGGCCGACGCCGCCGGACAAATGATTGACGACGCTCATAACGCCGGAATCGAGGTCATGCTCTATTTGATCGTCGGATTCCCCGGCGAGACCGACGAAACGGTGGACGAAACCATCGCCTGGCTTCGCCGCCACGCGCGCGCCATCGATATGGTGCGCTCGGTGTCGAGCCTGACGATCGAAGACGGGACAGCCGTGGAACGCCGCGCGGAACTGTTCGGCATCGACGAACTCGACCGGTCGGACACGCATTGGCGTGACGACTGGAGCGCGGGCGAGGATACGCCGGCGATTCGCGCCGCCCGTGTCGAGCGCGTGCTTGCGACGATCCGCGAACTCGGGATCACGATCGAGTCGGAGCTCGTCGCCGACGGGTCGGCGTTGGCCGCGGGGCCGGACGCCTGGGCGGATACGGTGGTGGACGAGGAGTTTTTGCGCAATCACGAACGGCAGCGTCAGGCCCATGGCGGGTCCATGATGTGTTCGTCGTTCCCCGGCGGGCAGGCGGATGTTCAAGAACGCGCGTGACGCCGGATCGCTCGCATTCCCCGAGCACGTGATGATCCAGACCACGTCGCGGTGTAACTCCGCGTGCGTGATTTGCCCGTGGCCCGATACGGCGAAGGCGCAGGCGCAGGGCGACATGGACGACGCGCTTTTCGCGTCGCTCGTGGATGAGCTGAAGACCTATCCAAATCTCACGCGCGTGATGATGTACCTGATGAACGAGCCGCTGCTCGACCGGCGGATGCCGGAACGCATCGACCGCGTGCGCCGCGCGTTGCCGAACGCGGAGATCTATCTCCTCACGAACGGCATCCTGCTCGACCGCGAACTCGGGGACCGGATCATCGATTCCGGTTTGTCGTGGATTGGCCTGTCGATCCACGCGATCGACAACGACACTTATAAGAACATCACGGGGCGAGGTGATTTCGGGAAAATCCGCGACCGGCTCGAAACGTTCGTGGATCGCGCGATGGCGGCACGGGGCGGCGAGTTCGTTCAGGTCAACATCACCAAGGTGCGCCCGCTCATCGACGACGAGGAATTCGAGCGCGCGGCGAAGCACTGGCGCGATCTGGGCGTGCGCCGCGTGGACGTGGATCAGGGCTACATCAGCCGCGCGGGCAACGTGGACGTCTGGGGTCACGTGCAGGTCGATGTTCGCCGGACATCGGGATGCGGGACGCTGTGGGCCTACAAAATGGCGCACATTCTCTTCGACGGCGACGTGCTGCCGTGCTGCATGGATTGGCGACGGTCGAAGGTGCTGGGCAACATCCGCGAGGCCGGATCGCTCCTCGATGTCTGGCGTGGCCGCGGTCGAAACGCCTTCCTCGACGACCTTGGCTCGGGCGAGGAACTCCCCGAGGGATTCTTGTGTTCTCGCTGCGAGGACGTCATCCCCGCCGAGGGCGTTCACGTTGACACGCGAGCGCCGGTGCCGATCCCGACCGATCAGGTGTTCTCCCGCGTGAGGTTCGTGTCGTCCGTTGTCGAAACGCAATCCGGTACGACCCCGGCTGCCGCGACGGTCGCCACGAGAAATGGCCCATCGCGCCCGGTCGCAGCGCACACTTCGACCTCGAAACTTCACACGCTCCTGTTCAATCCGCCGCCGTGGCTGGTACATGCGCCGCCGCTGGGCATCGCGTCCATCGCGGGATACTTGAAGGCGCGCGGGCGCCGCGTGACCGTGATGGACGCCAACGTACGCGTCTATCACGACGCGCATGTCGCGGATCGCAAACTTTGGCAGTGGGAGCACGGCGAAATCTGGAGCGACGCGGCGTCGGCCGAACGACTCTTCGGCGAGAGCCTGCGTCGTCTCGCGCGCGAAGCGGCTGAAGCCGAGGTCGATGTGGTCGGCGTCAGTCTCGTGTCGCGCAAGGAAGTCCCCACGGCGATTTTCGTGCGCGAACTTCGCCGCCTGCGCCCCGGCGTGCATGTGTTCGTGGGCGGACCGAACACGAGCCACCCCGATCTGCGCGCGCACATCCGCACGATCCTCGGCGATCTGTTCGACGGGTTCCTCTATGGCGAGGGAGAGGCGGCATTCGAGAACTTGCTGGAACGCCTCGAATCCGGCGCGCCGCGGGACGGCCTGCCCGGGCTCGTCCTCTTCAACAGGACGACCGACGAAGAAATCGTGAACGAGGCGGCGGAACTGCCGAATTTGGACGCGCTCACGGTACCGGATTTCGATGGCTTCGACCTGTCACTCTATGAATCACCCGCGCTCGTGGTCGAGTGGAATCGCGGGTGCGTCGGTAAGTGCACGTTCTGCAACATCAACGACCTGTGGAAGAGCTTCCGCTACAAATCCGCGGGCCACGTCGTGAACGAACTGGCGACGCTGACCGACCGGTACAGCACGCGGGATTTCTCCATCGTCGACCCCATGGTGAACGGCGACGTCCCGACGCTGGAGGCGATCTGCGACGGGATCATCGCGCGCGGGCTCGATGTTCGCTGGGCTGCGGGGATTTCGCCGAATCGCGAGGTCGGCCCCGATTTGTTCCGCAAGATGCGCCAGGCCGGTTGCTACCGGTTGGAATTCGGCGTGGAGAGCGGATCGGACGAAATCCTGCGGCGCATGGGCAAGGATTATCGCTCGCCGCTGGCCGCTCAGATGCTCAAGGACGCGCACGACGCGGGAATCATGGTGGTGCTCTACCTCATCGTCGGGTTCCCGCGCGAGACGCAAATCGAGTTTGAGGAGACCCTCGCGTTTCTGGAGCAAAACGCCGCACACATCGATCTGATCCGCAGCGTCAATGGCCTTGTCATCATCCACGGCACGCCGATCGAGCGAAAACCGGGCAGCTTCGGAATCGCCGAGCCGAACCGCCACGAGCCGGGATGGACCACGCACTGGTCATCGGACGAGAACACGCCGGAAGTGCGCGCGGCACGCGTGCGCACGGTGGTCAAACGCCTCCGGGAACTGGGGATCGCGGTGGAATTCCAGAACACGGAAGAAGTGATGCCCCACGAGATGCGGTTCGCCGAAAAGGCGGACCGGTTGACGCGGCGGCTCGCGGCGATCGCGCAGGACTGGGGCGATCTGACCGATCGAATGAATACCCGCATCGGCGAAAACGGCGGTGCGGTGCGCGGGCGCGGGCAGCTCGCCCTGGTGCTATGCCCCGTGTGGGGCGTGGACAGCCCGCCGCTGGGACTCGCCACCGTCGCGGGCTATATGCGCGCGCGCGGTTACGACGTGGCGACGATCGACTTCAACATCGAGCTGTTCGCGCGCTCGCCCGAGCACCTCAAGCCGTTCTTCGAGGAGAACAGTTTCCGCCACTGGACTGATGAGGAGAGCTGCGCGCGGCTCGTTCGCGCCTTCGACCGCGACATCGAAAACCTCGTCGCGCGGATCGTCGATCTGAATCGCCGCGTCATCGGGTTCACCGTGTATTCGGCGAATCGCCTGTTCACGATCGAGGTCATGCGTCGCATCAAGGATCGCGATCCCGGCAAGGTGCTCGTGGTCGGCGGGCGCGGGGTGCAGACGTCGAACGAGCGGCTGCTTTTCCCGCCGGACATCGCCGACTATTTTGTGGTGGGCGAGGGCGAGGAAGCGCTCGTCGAGATCATGAACGCGGTCTTCGACGGACGCGACGCCGGCGCGATCGCGGGTGTGGACCGATTCGTGGGGGCCACCCTCGCGGGCGCTTCGCCGCGCGGGCGCATCGCCGATCTCACGACCGTCCCGCCCCCTGCTTACGACCAGTTGCCGCTCGACCTGTATCGCAACGACGAGATTCCCGTGCAGTTTTCGCGCGGGTGCGTCGCGCATTGCACCTTCTGCAACGACAACAACAAGAACACGGGCTTTCGCACGCGCCCGGGCGAGCATATGGCGCGCGAGGTCGCGCACCTGGCGCGTTCGCTCGGGCGAAAGCGGTTCCGCTTCAACGATCTGCTCATCAACGGCGACCTCGAGGTGCTGGAGCAGATGTGCGACACGCTGATTGAGGAGAACCTCGACATCCGCTGGATCGCGCTCGCGCAACCTCGCGGCGACATGAGCGACGAACTGGTGCGCAAGATCGCGCACGCCGGGTGCTACACGCTCAACCTCGGCGTCGAACACGCCTCGGACCGCGTCCTCAAGCGCATGGGCAAGGGCTTTCGCGTCGTCGACATGGAGCGCGCGCTCGGCCAGATCCGGTCCGCGGGCATCAACACGATGATCAACTTCA
This genomic window from Deltaproteobacteria bacterium contains:
- a CDS encoding SDR family NAD(P)-dependent oxidoreductase; this encodes MTRRVLITGGAGFIGHHLARRMLSEGWAVTVIDNESTGRREDVPAECRYFKGDVRNTDDLREAFADAPDAVFHIAGQASNIKSFDRPQLDMDVNVIGTINVVEMCLLRRVPKLVYAGSMTAYGPMATLPVAEDAVLAPISYYGIGKMAAERFVLATALRRDLAAPFDATVFRMFNVYGPGQSLTNPYQGVLAIFIGHVLRGEPCVIHADGAQSRDFVYIDDVTRAWAAAATPGVASGEAVNLGSGQGIAVRDLVTHVCRVLGHDADAYPRTFEPRRPGDQDHTRADIRKAAAVLGWKPQVGFEEGLRRTIDWARNASEPVA
- a CDS encoding carbamoyltransferase, which encodes MNILGISDNHGSGAALVRNGRLVAAVNEERIDREKNSLAFPWGAIDEVLRMEGLAPRDIDLVVVGSVFTPIFFLRLLRPFHQFIKRRASQFGLLFDLYIYYQILVRNSRLATRIETLLSRALFGRQFTKRGFACEIHLLDHHTAHAYSAFLTSPFEHATVITADAMGDGVSVTVGIAREGRIERIWAQDGRSAFNPYYSRVTELLGFVPNRHEGKVTGLAAYGDAEVLRSDFERAAHFRGPGFNSFRFWHPGLKHYGFFGRIGHYSRELIAAGCQRNLEVQMGAFVDHWVRKTGVPDVVLAGGIFENVKLNQRIHELDTVRAVYIFPNMSDGGLGAGAALAFGANRPRPVDTMYLGPAYDRDRIERAAAASGLVVERPEDRPDHVADLLAAGHVIARFDGAMEYGPRALGNRSILYRPDDPKVNDWLNERLRRTEFMPFAPVVRRERAADCFVGVDGAEFTARFMNICFDCTDLMKRLCPGVVHVDGTARPQILTREENPAYYDLLQRFEEKTGLPALINTSFNMHEEPIVMTPEDAVRAFVAARLPYLVLGHLVVKGIA
- a CDS encoding radical SAM protein; the protein is MTDSPREGAPDTRRDRAPDILLFSPPPWLVSGPPLGLAALSAFLRAEGWGVRVLDGNAKTYRRSSSAYHKLWLWDYSAFWEDAERVERAFGDVLRALAEDAAAIGAPVVGVNVVHRKEAAAAIFLRRLRELQPDVLVFVGGPGAGWRESRDHMRHVAANLIDGFVVGEGEITCHELLSRIGRGESPDNLPGFVTGDESGESRFRPGPFLTDMGRLPVPDFGDFDMTEYDIDSLVVEWNRGCVARCTYCSINEYWNAFRFKSAEAVATELETLATRHGIRRFTVVDPMVNGNPDHLERVCDAIIARGISVEWSAGFSPNKTVSAEVFRKLRAAGCWKLEFGVDSGSDRILKKMGKRYRADAAGQMIDDAHNAGIEVMLYLIVGFPGETDETVDETIAWLRRHARAIDMVRSVSSLTIEDGTAVERRAELFGIDELDRSDTHWRDDWSAGEDTPAIRAARVERVLATIRELGITIESELVADGSALAAGPDAWADTVVDEEFLRNHERQRQAHGGSMMCSSFPGGQADVQERA
- a CDS encoding radical SAM protein; this encodes MFKNARDAGSLAFPEHVMIQTTSRCNSACVICPWPDTAKAQAQGDMDDALFASLVDELKTYPNLTRVMMYLMNEPLLDRRMPERIDRVRRALPNAEIYLLTNGILLDRELGDRIIDSGLSWIGLSIHAIDNDTYKNITGRGDFGKIRDRLETFVDRAMAARGGEFVQVNITKVRPLIDDEEFERAAKHWRDLGVRRVDVDQGYISRAGNVDVWGHVQVDVRRTSGCGTLWAYKMAHILFDGDVLPCCMDWRRSKVLGNIREAGSLLDVWRGRGRNAFLDDLGSGEELPEGFLCSRCEDVIPAEGVHVDTRAPVPIPTDQVFSRVRFVSSVVETQSGTTPAAATVATRNGPSRPVAAHTSTSKLHTLLFNPPPWLVHAPPLGIASIAGYLKARGRRVTVMDANVRVYHDAHVADRKLWQWEHGEIWSDAASAERLFGESLRRLAREAAEAEVDVVGVSLVSRKEVPTAIFVRELRRLRPGVHVFVGGPNTSHPDLRAHIRTILGDLFDGFLYGEGEAAFENLLERLESGAPRDGLPGLVLFNRTTDEEIVNEAAELPNLDALTVPDFDGFDLSLYESPALVVEWNRGCVGKCTFCNINDLWKSFRYKSAGHVVNELATLTDRYSTRDFSIVDPMVNGDVPTLEAICDGIIARGLDVRWAAGISPNREVGPDLFRKMRQAGCYRLEFGVESGSDEILRRMGKDYRSPLAAQMLKDAHDAGIMVVLYLIVGFPRETQIEFEETLAFLEQNAAHIDLIRSVNGLVIIHGTPIERKPGSFGIAEPNRHEPGWTTHWSSDENTPEVRAARVRTVVKRLRELGIAVEFQNTEEVMPHEMRFAEKADRLTRRLAAIAQDWGDLTDRMNTRIGENGGAVRGRGQLALVLCPVWGVDSPPLGLATVAGYMRARGYDVATIDFNIELFARSPEHLKPFFEENSFRHWTDEESCARLVRAFDRDIENLVARIVDLNRRVIGFTVYSANRLFTIEVMRRIKDRDPGKVLVVGGRGVQTSNERLLFPPDIADYFVVGEGEEALVEIMNAVFDGRDAGAIAGVDRFVGATLAGASPRGRIADLTTVPPPAYDQLPLDLYRNDEIPVQFSRGCVAHCTFCNDNNKNTGFRTRPGEHMAREVAHLARSLGRKRFRFNDLLINGDLEVLEQMCDTLIEENLDIRWIALAQPRGDMSDELVRKIAHAGCYTLNLGVEHASDRVLKRMGKGFRVVDMERALGQIRSAGINTMINFIVGFPGEEEEDVDAAIEFVRRNRANICGVTSVNSFILLEDSPIEKNAAKMGITWPDFATRDVKWVLGSNTPEVRERRLSRFLNFLESEKIPICVTNSQERAADVSVLPPAEAEPAPAQAALVSVHTSGCGDHDDGFDPAKGEPRFEVVPHSATDVLLIKCPVWGVDVAPLAIAYLAQCCREAGFSVQALDLNVKIHNRCHDRGLWRMDRYKEWADPAHFPLTYASLWELTEHYLKQIAAHPAKVIGFSTCTSNWMFTIETTKRLKAMSPDKVIVLGGPGVTNSFEAEQLHPDQADYVFFGEGDLGFPTLVEAVKNGREPEGIKGLIRVGSGFTYATVEKAIVERGITIPNPTMEELNLWEYSGTAVPLLGSRGCVRRCTFCNDHHIYQKYRHRPAKEIFEDMEWHVRNRGAVHFTFLDLLMNGHMKVLEEFCDLIIAAGYQVAWGGQAIIRKEMTPEILGKMAKAGCKSIVYGMESFNDKVLRLMRKYYTQDLAKRVLTDTIAAGIEPIINIICGFPGEGIEEFEDTYNFIRDHREIIGQVASVSPCLINLGSELFDRWEEFGVVFPENDGSVKWYTQDGTNTYEERLRRMMLVTELLAGRDMNIHTVNIYDKGDRDVRLARDAVAREAAKNGKSSDAVIAPDAQKPRTEHARPERTDAVLALMPPWGVNFPPLGIASLATATRERGHGVLVRDLNVEAWASCGEYLQTWWEPENLKYWAPGGRLNEISAFLVPLVSEFVNEVAAAKPLVVGLSTNESNMPFVLRVARRIRERLPKTLIVLGGPGIVWPVDRDKWTNEVFDAYLIGEGEEHFPALIEAIKAGTDPREVAGVEWRGDERRVIPGADLIVRDLDALPTPLFDDFPLDLYRTPKIPLTIGRGCPNRCTFCNDPKITPKYRYLSAEKVVAQIRLYQERYRAHEFQFNDLILNAHIKNVRRFAQLVIEAGLHIAYSSQAIAKKNLDQPTLDLLAKSGCTSLVFGIESFSDAVLAAMKKGYTADEARGVLERCKAAGIQVIVNLIVGFPGETDLELTETMEFLRRNRHLIDGISALSTCIVTAQSDLERHPDKYGIVLPKPEHWCQWYTVDGKNTYEIRAERLARLTTLTEDLGLSRNMTNRYLEVVQAEGA